A region from the Papio anubis isolate 15944 chromosome 6, Panubis1.0, whole genome shotgun sequence genome encodes:
- the LOC103883617 gene encoding LOW QUALITY PROTEIN: putative uncharacterized protein encoded by LINC00336 (The sequence of the model RefSeq protein was modified relative to this genomic sequence to represent the inferred CDS: inserted 1 base in 1 codon): protein MRATAQVRTLRWSLGWPGSLGRDVFAALRCTQALRCQPPGSALPRQAPTRDLGRPQAFDSSRTPGPRPPRSTLRMMKTKSPASPSCGARGXVPPGAGPGSPLSRGVGQGAPPSETRFCHVAQAFLKLLSSSNPPTSASQSTGIIDMSHHTQPQVASLSDRHCSKVNHTVLSPHKGVPLQLTAAHASSQEVLATVPFHG, encoded by the exons ATGCGCGCGACTGCCCAAGTACGCACGCTCCGCTGGAGCCTGGGGTGGCCGGGCAGTCTCGGCCGAGACGTGTTTGCTGCGCTTCGGTGCACACAGGCACTGCGGTGCCAACCTCCTGGTTCCGCCCTCCCCCGGCAGGCGCCCACGCGTGACCTCGGCCGCCCACAGGCCTTCGACTCTTCCCGGACTCCAGGTCCCAGGCCACCCCGCTCCACCCTGCGGATGATGAAGACAAAGTCCCCCGCAAGTCCCTCATGTGGGGCAAGGG AGGTACCACCTGGGGCTGGGCCTGGCTCCCCACTGAGCAGAGGTGTTGGCCAAGGCGCTCCCCCTAGTG agacaaggttttgccatgttgcccaggcttttctcaaactcctgagctcaagcaatccgcccacctcagcttcccaaagcactgggattatagacatgagccaccacacccagccccaggtGGCAAGTCTTTCTGATAGGCACTGCTCCAAAGTGAATCACACTGTGCTAAGCCCCCACAAGGGAGTGCCTTTGCAGCTTACAGCTGCACATGCATCATCTCAGGAGGTCCTTGCAACAGTCCCCTTTCACgggtaa
- the LOC101008716 gene encoding LOW QUALITY PROTEIN: putative gametogenetin-binding protein 1 (The sequence of the model RefSeq protein was modified relative to this genomic sequence to represent the inferred CDS: inserted 1 base in 1 codon; substituted 1 base at 1 genomic stop codon), with protein MGWGLSHIRLGPRICGLGLEGAVPFLNLLGHVPSCFLSCLEVGWGCRPGVLGSLTCSETGWTPLREGLPSEEKSEEEKVKEEDSSFKLCVPGIVALHSPLYKTFRSTDTVRFLESELKKLLGMQQESRLWKLGSQEGXELXTRPEITLVEGRGYGVQRRLRHLSSPTSVPQCLLLEEDEMGNWPP; from the exons ATGGGTTGGGGCCTTTCCCACATCAGGCTGGGCCCCAGAATATGTGGCCTGGGACTGGAAGGAGCAGTCCCCTTTCTTAACCTTCTGGGACATGTTCCCTCCTGCTTCCTGTCTTGCCTAGAGGTCGGGTGGGGCTGCAGGCCTGGGGTCCTGGGCTCCCTCACCTGCTCGGAGACCGGCTGGACTCCTCTCCGAGAAGGTTTGCCCAGTGAGGAGAAAAGCGAGGAAGAGAAAGTGAAGGAAGAGGACAGCTCATTCAAGCTCTGTGTCCCAGGAATTGTTGCCCTCCACTCGCCACTGTACAAGACTTTCAGATCCACAGACACAGTGC GTTTCCTGGAGTCGGAGTTGAAGAAGCTTCTGGGAATGCAGCAAGAGTCTCGCCTCTGGAAGCTAGGCAGCCAAGAGGGCTGAGAGC CTACCCGGCCAGAGATCACCCTGGTGGA GGGGAGAGGTTATGGGGTACAGAGAAGACTGAGGCATCTTTCTTCACCCACTTCTGTCCCCCAGTGCCTGCTTCTTGAGGAGGATGAAATGGGAAACTGGCCTCCTTAG
- the BAK1 gene encoding bcl-2 homologous antagonist/killer isoform X2: MASGQGPGPPRQECGEPALPSASEEQVARDTEEVFRSYVFYRHQQEQEAEGAAAPADPEMDTLPLQPSSTMGQVGRQLAIIGDDINRRYDSEFQTMLQQLQPTAENAYEYFTKIASSLFESGINWGRVVALLGFGYRLALHVYQHGLTGFLGQVTRFVVDFMLHHCIARWIAQRGGWVAALNLGNGPILNVLVVLGVVLLGQFVVRRFFKS, from the exons ATGGCTTCGGGACAAGGCCCAGGTCCTCCCAGGCAGGAATGCGGAGAGCCTGCCCTGCCCTCTGCTTCTG AGGAGCAGGTAGCCCGGGACACAGAGGAGGTTTTCCGCAGCTACGTTTTTTACCGCCATCAGCAGGAGCAGGAGGCTGAAGGGGCGGCTGCCCCTGCTGATCCAGAGATGGACACCTTGCCCCTGCAACCTAGCAG CACCATGGGGCAGGTGGGACGGCAGCTCGCCATCATCGGGGACGACATCAACCGACGCTATGACTCAGAGTTCCAGACCATGCTGCAGCAGCTGCAGCCCACGGCAGAGAACGCCTATGAGTACTTCACCAAGATTGCCTCCAG CCTGTTTGAGAGTGGCATCAACTGGGGCCGTGTGGTGGCTCTTCTGGGCTTCGGCTACCGTCTGGCCCTACACGTCTACCAGCACGGCCTGACTGGCTTCCTGGGCCAGGTGACCCGCTTCGTGGTCGACTTCATGCTGCATCACTGCATTGCCCGGTGGATTGCACAGAGGGGTGGCTGG GTGGCAGCCCTGAACTTGGGCAATGGTCCCATCCTGAACGTGCTGGTGGTTCTGGGTGTGGTTCTGTTGGGCCAGTTTGTGGTACGAAGATTCTTCAAATCATGA
- the BAK1 gene encoding bcl-2 homologous antagonist/killer isoform X3, which produces MDTLPLQPSSTMGQVGRQLAIIGDDINRRYDSEFQTMLQQLQPTAENAYEYFTKIASSLFESGINWGRVVALLGFGYRLALHVYQHGLTGFLGQVTRFVVDFMLHHCIARWIAQRGGWVAALNLGNGPILNVLVVLGVVLLGQFVVRRFFKS; this is translated from the exons ATGGACACCTTGCCCCTGCAACCTAGCAG CACCATGGGGCAGGTGGGACGGCAGCTCGCCATCATCGGGGACGACATCAACCGACGCTATGACTCAGAGTTCCAGACCATGCTGCAGCAGCTGCAGCCCACGGCAGAGAACGCCTATGAGTACTTCACCAAGATTGCCTCCAG CCTGTTTGAGAGTGGCATCAACTGGGGCCGTGTGGTGGCTCTTCTGGGCTTCGGCTACCGTCTGGCCCTACACGTCTACCAGCACGGCCTGACTGGCTTCCTGGGCCAGGTGACCCGCTTCGTGGTCGACTTCATGCTGCATCACTGCATTGCCCGGTGGATTGCACAGAGGGGTGGCTGG GTGGCAGCCCTGAACTTGGGCAATGGTCCCATCCTGAACGTGCTGGTGGTTCTGGGTGTGGTTCTGTTGGGCCAGTTTGTGGTACGAAGATTCTTCAAATCATGA
- the BAK1 gene encoding bcl-2 homologous antagonist/killer isoform X1, whose amino-acid sequence MLGSHPDPGPCILFSPCLPLVPEANTHVLEHCRGPLRRGAQGHGQLRQTPSAMSQGLALTAWLPAHLPASCSYSTMGQVGRQLAIIGDDINRRYDSEFQTMLQQLQPTAENAYEYFTKIASSLFESGINWGRVVALLGFGYRLALHVYQHGLTGFLGQVTRFVVDFMLHHCIARWIAQRGGWVAALNLGNGPILNVLVVLGVVLLGQFVVRRFFKS is encoded by the exons ATGTTGGGCTCCCACCCCGATCCAGGACCTTGTATCCTTTTTAGCCCATGCCTGCCCCTTGTCCCAGAGGCCAACACTCATGTCTTAGAACATTGTCGGGGACCTCTAAGAAGGGGTGCACAGGGCCATGGACAGCTCAGGCAGACCCCCTCTGCCATGAGCCAAGGCCTGGCCCTGACTGCCTGGTTACCCGCTcacctgcctgcctcctgctccTACAGCACCATGGGGCAGGTGGGACGGCAGCTCGCCATCATCGGGGACGACATCAACCGACGCTATGACTCAGAGTTCCAGACCATGCTGCAGCAGCTGCAGCCCACGGCAGAGAACGCCTATGAGTACTTCACCAAGATTGCCTCCAG CCTGTTTGAGAGTGGCATCAACTGGGGCCGTGTGGTGGCTCTTCTGGGCTTCGGCTACCGTCTGGCCCTACACGTCTACCAGCACGGCCTGACTGGCTTCCTGGGCCAGGTGACCCGCTTCGTGGTCGACTTCATGCTGCATCACTGCATTGCCCGGTGGATTGCACAGAGGGGTGGCTGG GTGGCAGCCCTGAACTTGGGCAATGGTCCCATCCTGAACGTGCTGGTGGTTCTGGGTGTGGTTCTGTTGGGCCAGTTTGTGGTACGAAGATTCTTCAAATCATGA